The DNA segment GAGCCAGGAATATTGAAATACCTTTTACGGTTGAAGGATTTATAAGGGCTATGAATCCCTTCTCAAAGCGCCCATATTTTGGGAAGGGGCCGGCCCCATATACCGGCGGGTGAATGACGACCGGTTCGATCCCGCTGTATTGTCGGATATATTCGGCGGTCAGTTTGCCGACAGCAACCACCGCCCTTGTCTGGCGCAGTGATTCGGCGACTGCCTGGTCAGGAGCGAAACTCTCCGGCCCAAATGGGAACATCTGTGGAGTGTGAGCCAGATAGACAACCCGCTCAGGGCATATTCGAAGCGTCTCTTTTAGCAATAGATATCCGGGATCATAAGAAGAGATAAGGACCCAGGTCGGTTCAAACTCACGAATTCGGGTTTTCAGCTGCTGTCGCAGTCTTGAGGATTCCGTCGCCGCATACACGGCGACCCCTTTATGCCGAAACATATCCATTTTTGAAGAAGAGCGCTCGGGGCTGATTCCTCTTTTTTTTAATTCGTCGAGAAATTGGGTTTTTGTCCTTACACCTTGGATTCCGACGGACCGGGCCACGGCGCGGCAGATATGTTTTCTGTCAGCCAGTCCTTCCAGCCATATCCGATTGCAAATACTTTCACCGCCATAAACGTGATAAAATAAATTTTGACCCAGCAATATTTTCACAATTTTTCTCGTCTAAAGGAAATAGTCACATCAGTTTAAGCTATCCGCAATTTTTTGTCCCGCCGCAAGCAAACTCTCCCATGAGCTGGTTTTTTCTATGCTGGTTACTGATGACAATTCATGGTTTTTTACTAATATCGGATGCGTTAACTTCATAAATTCTTTTATTTGCGCCATTGGCACGCCTAATCCGAACAGATTCGCGATTCCCCACATATTAAATCGGGCAGGTAGAATTATGGAATCAGTAATGGAATTATATCCCACCTTGATCAGTTCGGCGGCTTTACGCCAATCCATGGTATTATGACACCATGCATAAAAGGCGCCCTGCAAACCAAATTCAGACGCTTTCTTGTGAATTGGCGTATTATGAAAATAACAGAATAAATTCAGGGAATAAAAGTCAGGTTTCGTTTCCCTGATAAACTCGAAGGCGCTTTCCGCAGTCTTTTCGGTTTCGCCGGGAAAGCCGATAATAAACGAAGCGATGGTTTCTATATCAAGCTCTTTTAATCGTTTTATTCCATATCTTAATTTGTCGACGGAAGCTTTCTTGTTCATGTTTTTCAGGATATGTGGGTCCGCGGATTCAATGCCCAACAGAACACTTTTACAACCGCTTGTTTTCATTAATTCGAATGTTTCCTCGTCTGCATCCGCGCATCTGAAAAATGAGAACCAGTTGAAATCGAATTTGTTTGCGATCATTGTTTTTAAAATTTTCTTGAATCGTGAATGCGGAACATTCAAAGTGTCATCTACAAATATAATATTTTTTACCCCAGCCTTATGGAGTCGTTTCATTTCTATTTCTATACTTTTGACGCTTGCAAGCATAAACTGTTCCGCCATTTTATGAAATGAACAAAAGGCGCACTTGAATGAGCATCCTATAGATGTTCGTATTTGTGTGGTGGGAGTGTAAAATTTTTTAGAGAATAGATCCCAGTTAATAATATTTTCATTGATGTCATTTGATTCAATCTCTCTCGGCGTTCTCTTGAACCTCGATGTCCCGCGCTTTCCCAGTATGTTGCCCGTTTTATTTTTAAGATAAATAAGATTTGGAATCGAATCGATATCCCCTTTTTCTCCTTTGCGCAGTTCGTGAAGCAGGCGGGACAGGGTCAGTTCTCCCTGGGCGTCATGTATATATATATCCGCGTCGATATAGCTTAAAATATAATTTTGATATAATATATCCTCTACATTACAAATTCTCAAAATATACGGACCTCCGACAATAATTTTTGTCTCACTGTCGAGCCGCCTGATAAATTTCACAATTTCTTTAATCGGATCCGGTTCTGAGTAAAAAGTAGAGCTGATCGCCACCGCGCGCGATCCCGTTTGAAGAATGGACTCGAGATTTTTTTTCTCCTGATTGTAAGAATTTATAATTTCAATTTTTAATTTTTTTTCATTCAAAAATGATTTCAGATAGCACAGCCCAAGATTGGGCAGGCTCATTATATTAATATCCCTTTTTTTTCGATCAACCGCGTATAAGACGGCATCCAGAAAATCCGCATAACTTATCCATTTGTTATGAAGCTTGATTACGCCATCCATCGCGTCGAAAAATGTTCCCGATCCATGTTTCGCTTTTTCCCAGTTTGCTATTATATCCTGCAAATCCGGTTCATTGTAGCCGACAATCACACAATCCATTGTTTTTGAACTCATGCTATTTTTCTTCTTTCTCCAGCAGTTTTCTGACTTCATCATCCGACATGCCGTCGAGTTCTTCCATCGCATTTTTTAACTCTTCGGGATCGAGCATGGATATAAGCTCGATTTCTATCAAATCCGCCATCTTTGCGACTGTTGGATATTCGAAGACGGCAGTCAGGGGAAGCTCGACGCCAAAGCTTTCCAATACCCGGGAGGCGAGCATAACGCCCAGCATGGAGTGCCCGCCCAATGTGAAAAAGTCGTCGTTGACTCCTATGACTTTCACTTCAAGGACATTCGCCCATATTTCCGCAAGAGTCTTCTCTGTAGAAGTGGCGGGCGGCGCAAAAGCCCGATCAAAATCGCTGCTCTCCTCATCGGGAGCGGGAAACATATGGATATCAGGCTCGCCGCCGACTGCGTCGGGCAGGGCATCCGTGAATGTGATATCGAGCGGGGCGACAAAGTTGGGGACATGCCGCTTTACAAAATCCCGCAACTCATCTCCGGATAGAAGGTCGGGGTTTGAAAGAGGAATAGAATGGTTTTCAATATCTTCATCTTTTAAATTTTGTGAGGCATAGAGCATAAAAAGCTCGGAGTTCTCTGCAAAAGTGTCCTGAATCGCATTCAGTGTATAATTCTTGGCTTTAAGTAAGGCAATTATTTGATCTAAGAGCTTTTTACTGTGAATTTCCATCACAATCTGATGTATTTTTTTCCAATCATCTGTTTTAATACCTCTTAAAATATCCAACTCGCTTTTTTCGGCGTCGATTTTAAGCAAATCGACCTGTTGGATATTGTTGTCGAACAGGATATCTGAAAGCGGTCTCATAGGAGTTTCAAAGGTGTCATACTCGAAAGCGCGTTCGACCAGTCTATCCATTTCTTTTCCTGACACTTCTTTTTCCCCCATGATCCGGAGTTGCCTGCGAATAAAAATTTTATGGTATTTCCTTCCGGATTCGGTGACGGGATAGTAACTGCTGTTTTCGGGCAGAACAGAGTAAAATCTCAGGCTGGCTGTTTTTCCCCGATCCGACACGCCATGATTGAACAGTTTTACGTTTGAGGCGTATAAACCTGCGTTTATGCGTAAAAGTTCGAACGTGGGCGGCGCCGGTTCAAACGCATAGATTTTTAAGTCTTT comes from the Candidatus Desulfarcum epimagneticum genome and includes:
- a CDS encoding Radical SAM domain-containing protein; amino-acid sequence: MSSKTMDCVIVGYNEPDLQDIIANWEKAKHGSGTFFDAMDGVIKLHNKWISYADFLDAVLYAVDRKKRDINIMSLPNLGLCYLKSFLNEKKLKIEIINSYNQEKKNLESILQTGSRAVAISSTFYSEPDPIKEIVKFIRRLDSETKIIVGGPYILRICNVEDILYQNYILSYIDADIYIHDAQGELTLSRLLHELRKGEKGDIDSIPNLIYLKNKTGNILGKRGTSRFKRTPREIESNDINENIINWDLFSKKFYTPTTQIRTSIGCSFKCAFCSFHKMAEQFMLASVKSIEIEMKRLHKAGVKNIIFVDDTLNVPHSRFKKILKTMIANKFDFNWFSFFRCADADEETFELMKTSGCKSVLLGIESADPHILKNMNKKASVDKLRYGIKRLKELDIETIASFIIGFPGETEKTAESAFEFIRETKPDFYSLNLFCYFHNTPIHKKASEFGLQGAFYAWCHNTMDWRKAAELIKVGYNSITDSIILPARFNMWGIANLFGLGVPMAQIKEFMKLTHPILVKNHELSSVTSIEKTSSWESLLAAGQKIADSLN